Within the Sporocytophaga myxococcoides DSM 11118 genome, the region CAATTTCTTCAGGCATATCAAGGCTTACCACAAGCTTTTCCCTATAGGCATTATTCATTCTTATGGCTACATAAGCCCATACTCCTAATAGAACAAGAATAATTACCGGTATAAATTCAACCTTAATATATCTTAATGCAATAATTAATAATAAACCAGTAACTGCCTTGCCTGCTTCTCTCACCACTCTTTCAATTTTTGACTGAACATCAGACCTGAGCAAATGATCAAGTGGCATAAAGAAAAATTTAAAAGTAGAAAATTCAAGAGATTTGAAAAGGCTCACAGAAAGCAGCTTTGAAATACAAACCAACATGAAAAGAAAAAAGAATACAGATTTAGTTGGATCAAATCCTTCTACAATACCCAATACCAGGAATATTGTCGTAAACAAAGCTAAAAATCCTGGCAGAATTAAAAGACTTGTTAAATATCCATATTTAGCATTTACCCATCTTGCCGCAAAGAGTTGCAGAAGAAAACCTAATCCAATAATAGCGGCAGAAAAGCCTGAAAGAAAATCAATCGTTTTTCCAGCGCTAGCATATTGGTCTTCTACAAAAACTAAATAAAAGTATTCTGTGAAATAAAAAGTAAGTCCGGAAAGCAAAGCAAATAATATCAATAACAAAGTGTAATTCTGCTTTATTAATTTATTGTAGTTATTATAAGCTTTAATGTATTGAACGTTTATTTCTATCTTCGTCAGGAAAGTTTTGCGGATTGAAATGGCAATAAAAACAAAAAAGGTTATTCCGAAACTGATACAAGAGATCAGATAGAGATTTGAAATTTTATTAAAAAAACTATGTTCAGATAATGCAACTACGGATAAAATACTTACCATAGCGACTACCATACCACTCTCTGCACTCATTGAAAGCCGGCGTCCCTGAGCAAGATCAAACAACCTTTCAAACAATCCCCAGAATAACAATAAAGCCAAAGCAGTTAAAGGCCCTGTAAGTACAAATGCAATATATGTAATAGCAAGACCTGGGGCATAGTTGGATATTAGTAAAATCGAAAATGGAATTACCAATAACACCAGAGAAGATATAATACTTACTTTTGAAAAAGATATCCAGTTATAAATACTAATGAAAGTATTTGAAATAAACACAGTGAGGAGTCCGGAACAAATCATGGCTCCAGGTAAATAAGTTTTGTTAAAATGTTCCAGGAATACAGATACTGAAGCAAGGTCAAATAGAGAAATCGCAATTCCTATGAAAACACCTAAACTAATTATCCATAAAAGGGATGAAGTTTCACTTTCTTCAACCCTGAGGACTTTTCTTAAGAATCTTGACATATACTGGGAAATAAAAAATGATCATCAAAAGCGTTCTTTAACATACAAATATAACATTAGGAGCTGAAAATGAAAGAATGTGAAGAAAAAAACAATGATAAAAAAAATGATCCTCAAGGTAATTTAAGGATCATTCCACAAAAATTTAAAATATTACAAAATCAATATTCACCAATAAAATTAGGCCGAATTTCTTTCAGCGTTAATAATTCCGAAAGAACAACGCATCACCATATTTTCATAAGTTTTTTTCAATGGCCCATCAACACCTTTCTCTTCCATTTCACGAATCTTAGTTAAAGCGTGTTGCTGAATAGTGATCAATGGTAATTCTATCCTCTGTCTCATCTGTATGGACAATAAGTCCATTGGTTTATCCCCCATCAGTTCTTTAGTGCCAGACAGTTTCAATAGATATTTTGATGTCCGCTCAAACTCATCATGGATCATATTCCAGAGACTGCCATATTTTGGATGCTTGGAAAGATATGCAGTTAAAGGGAAAAAGCATTTTTTCATTGCCATTTCGCAATTATTTAACAGCGTTTTGAAGAATAGAGAATTATCGTATAGATTTTTTACTTCTTTCCATCTCCCTGCTTTTTCCATTTTTTCAAAAGCAGTTCCCACACCATAATATCCTGGTAAATTCTGTTTCAACTGGCTCCATGCTCCAACATATGGTACAGCTCTTAGATCATTCAGATTTAATTTTCCTGCTTTTCTTTTTGAAGGTCTGCTTCCGATATTCGTTTCTGCATAATAACGTAGTGGACTTGCAAAATTCAAATATTCAAGGAAGTTAGGGTCATTTTTAAGTGCACTATATGCCTTAAAACTCTCATCTGACAAAAGCTGCATCAACCCATCCTCTTGCTCAGTAAATGTTTGATCCATGGTTGAAAATAATGCATTGCTGATTCCTGCATGCAATAACTGCTCCATGTTAAATAAAGCTGAATCTGTAGTTCCGAAATTTGAACTGATTGTTTGTCCCTGAACAGTAAGCTGTATTTCTTTATTTGCAATATTTTTCCCCATTGAGGCATAAAACTGATGCGTTTTCCCTCCACCTCTTGCAGGAGGTCCTCCCCTTCCGTCAAAGAATGCAACCTGGATACCATATTCTTTAGCCATCATTGTTAACTCCTCTTTGGCTTTATAAATACTCCAGTTAGCCATCATATAACCTCCGTCTTTTGTGCCATCGGAAAAGCCCAGCATGATGGTTTGCATTTTATTTCTTTGCTCAAGATGTTTACGATAGGTCTTATTTTCATAAAGATCCTTCATCACAACTGCAGCGTTTCTGAGGTCTTCAATTGTTTCAAACAACGGAACAATATCTATTGTCATTGACTTTGCCTTCCACCCTGAAAGTGTCAGTAGGGCATATACCTCCATGACATTGAGCGCACTTGTACTATGGCTGATTATATATCTATGACATCCTTCTTCACCATTGATTTTCTGAATTGTCTTGATTGAGGCCATTGTTTCCAGTGTATCTCTCAACAAGTCATTATCGATAATTGATGAATCGACAGTACCTTTAACCTGCATCAGAGCACTGATTTTGTCATCTTCTGACATTTTTTTATACCCCTCAGGCAAAAGATCTGTTTGTTCTGCAATTGCATCAAGCAACTGTCCGTGAACAGAGCTATCCTGACGAATATCAAGCGAAGCGAAGAACATACCAAATACATGAACTTTACTCAGGAAGTTCTCTACCAGATTTACAAAAAGACCGTTATGTTCTTTGACTAACGTATCTTTTATTTTGTACATCGCTTCCAGTATTCCCTCTTTATTGAGGTCTGCTTTATGTCCTGGTATAAAAAGATTGTTATAAAGCTTTTTTTCAAGATCAGCCAGCACATTTTCAACACCTTTGAATGTAAGCCTTCTTTTAAGACGACGAACATCCATATAATAACATTTTATTATGCCTTCTCGCAGGGTTTCTGCCACTTTCAGAGACGTTTCCGATTTAACAAACGGATTTCCATCTCTATCACCTCCTGGCCAGAAGCCCATTCTTATCAAAGAATTGTCTTCCGCAACTAAGGTTGGGAACTCTCCTTTTATAAATGAAAGGATTTTTCCTGCCGAATGGTAAAATACATTTTCCAAAAACCAAATAAGGTTTACAGCTTCATCATACGGGGTTGGCTTTTCTTTTTTGAAGAATGAAGTTTTACCAAGCTGCTGTAAATACATATTTACAAGAGCTGTGTCATCAGATACAAGAGCCTTTGCAAGATCATGAATAATTCCAAGTACTTCACTAGGATAGAACTGGGTAGGATGAGCAGTGAGTACCAAACGTACTGAAAAATCTTTCAGTTTGTCTTTTAATTCAGCTTGACTTTGAGTATGGACAACCTGAGCGTGTAAATTCTTTAACGTACCGGGCCCGCTCATATCGTGTACACAAGGAAATGCTGCATCTTCAAGGGCGTCAAATAGTACAACCTGCCGCTCTGCATACTGTACAAATCTGAAAAGTAAATCCGTTTGTTCGTCTTCAGTCCGATATGAAGTGTATTGCTTCAGGAAAGATTCAATAATTGTTGAAGGGCTTTTTCCTTTCGCAAACCCCTCTTCGCATAGCAGCAGGAAAAGAGACAACAGTACTCCTGTCTTTTCTACCTTATGAAAAGGCAGAGAGCTGAAAAGGCTGTTGTACATTTCATACTTGGTACCAACCAGATTTTTAAAAACTTGTAAAGTGCCGTTTGCAGAAGAATTCATTCTGTTAAAAAAAGATAAATAGGATTCTAAACTCAATTCAGATGTTGGGTTCAAGCTACAACAAAAATTGATTTTTTCCCAGTTTTCCTAGCTTTATCTGCTTAATATTTTTTTCACTAAAATTTCATTTTTCTTTTTATATCCATAGTTCCATTTTCTCCACCAACACCAAAATCACACATCCCAACTATTGTCAACTGGAAATCAAACAAATAAACCTGCATCAGATTTAAAAAAGTAAAAAAATGAGGATAAAAAGGATGCCTACATAAAATACTTTTGTAATTTTAAAGGCTATAAAGACTATTTTTGTATTAAACATGAGGTATTTACTTTTTTTTGTAATCCTAATATCCTCTCCTGCATTTTCCGATAACTCTTATCTATTATTGGACAAAACCAATACTATTTTTGATCCTTCCATTAGAGATCATATAGAATTTTACAAAGACGAAACTAATAAATTATCCGCTCAAGAAATTCAGTTTAAAAATTTTGAATCTCTCCAAAAGTATCTCAATACTCCTTATGAACCTGATGCAACATATTGGTTCAAGCTTAAAATTTCAAATAATTCCAGACACACACTTTGGTATTTGGAAATCCTGGATCCTTTTATTGAAAGAATTAATTTTAGCGAGAAAAAGGATACACTTTTCAACTATAAATCTACAGGTTCTGCTGAGCGCTTTGACACAAGGCCATTGGCCCATAAAAACTTTTTATTTCCTATAAATTTGCAGAGAAACGAATCCACAACTGTATATTTTTCTTACAAAACACCAACTAAAAATGGCTTAAGAATTACCATCAGAAAAGCCGAAACCCTATTCGAATATGCCACCAATGAATACTACTTTCTGGGCATTTTCTATGGCATACTTTTGATTATGGGTCTGTATAATCTCTTTATTTATTTCTCAACCAAAGAATCAATTTATATTTTCTATGTGTTATATGTTTTAACCTACTGCATCAATTCCTATAGGATTGACGGCATGGGTTTTAAATATGTTTGGGGGAATTTTCCTGAGATAAACATTTTTATCGTTTCAACTTCCAGGCTACTATTAATTCTAGGCTTTTATTTCTATTCAGATAAATTTCTATCCATAAAACAGATTTCTCTAAAACTAAATAGGTATTTAATCATTAGTCTGATATTATATACATTGTTGTTTACAATCAACAACTTATTAATCAATTCTCACATACTTGACTATTTTTACCTTGTACCGTTTTCACTTATTTATGTCGCTGGAGTTTTAGCATATAAAAAAGGAAATGCAGGAGCTAAATATTTCCTGATAGCATTAAACTTCTTTTTACTTTGCTATACTATTTATTTATTAAGAGGAGAACATCTGATCCCGACTTCTATATTCACTATTTATTCTCTTAATTTCGGGTTTCTGGTAGAAGTAGTAATTTTTTCATACGGAATGGCTCAAAGACTCCGCATTGAGCAGGAGAGAAAAGAAAGATTGCAAGAAGAGCATATCAAACAACTTCAGGAAAATGACAGACTAAAAAATGATTATAATAAAACTCTTGAAGCTAAAATAGAACAAAGGACAGAAGAATTAAGGCTTAAAAACATTGAATTATCTGACACTCTTCAAGTGCTCAAAGAAAAAAACCTTCAAATAGAAAACTTCAATAAACACCTGGAGATCGATAACAAAGCTTTAAGTAATAATATCCAGGAAATAAATAAAGCAAGGTTTCAACTGAAGGACTTAACACTTGAGGAATTTCAGAAAATATATCCGGATGAAGAAGCTTGCTTTAAATATCTGGCTGACCTGAAATGGTCAAAAGGTTATTGTTGTAAAAAATGTAACGGAGTCAGCTCGTATACAGGAAAAACGCCTCATTCAAAAAGATGCTCAAAATGCAACTATGACGAGTCTGCAACTGCCTTTACTATTTTTCATAATTCTAAAATGGCTGTTACAAGTTCGTTCTACCTGATATATCTGATTCTTGCCAATAAAAATATTTCATCTCATGAATTAAGCAATCAACTTGGAATACGACAAAAAACCTGTTGGGCGTATAAAAAAAGAATATTGGAAAGGTTGGAAGCAAAAGGAGCATCAAAGATTACTTCGAAAGATTGGGGTAAACTATTTACCATAGACACTCACAAAATTTAATCGGGGTTAAGCATTAAAAAAAATCTATGTATTAACTTATCTGAAGTGACAATTAAGTGAGTAATTATAATAATTAAAAGGAAATTTAATGGCAAAGATTAAGTGAGTTTAACGACTCAGCTCAATCTTTGCCGATTTCCTTTTGAGCTTTTCATTTCTCAGCAGTTTTACTGTAGTTTTTGCTTTGTCTCTTTTAACAGCTGCAAAGGAAGCAAAATCATAAACTTCTATAATTCCTATTTCTGTTTTGGTAAGTTCTCCTTTTTGAATTAATAGCCCTACAATATCTCCTTTACTGATCTTATCCTTTTTACCAGCTCCGATATACAGTGTTGTCCAATCTGATTTTTCAGGCAGAGATAATTGAGAAGGTAATTCATAACGACTTGGTTCTTCAGTGAGATAATCTGGAAAATAATCAGTTTCAGAAAGCAATAAAAAAACATTACCATCCGCAAACATCCGGGCTGTACGACCATTTCTATGAACAAAAACCTCTTCAGTAGTTGCCAACTGATAGTGTATTACATTGCGTATTTCCGGAATGTCCAGCCCTCTTGATGCAAGATCGGTGGTTAGTAGAATTTTACAAGATCCATTTCGTAGTGTTACAAGTGCTTTTTCTCTTTCCTCTTGTTTTAAGCCACCATGAAAGATAGAATGATCAATTCCTTCTTCATGCAGCAAATCGCCTATACGCTCAACAGTATCTCTATGATTACAGAAAATCAATGTTGATTCATTTCCGATAGAACACAACAACTGAAATAATGTAAGAAGCTTATCCGTACCTTCTGACCGAAGGTATTTTAATTGTAGTTTACTGGAGACTTTATTACTTAAAAAATTAATTTTATGAAAATCCACTTTATATCTAAAAATATTCAGATCATCCTTGGATTCTGTGGCAGAGGTAAGCCAGATCTTTTTCAAAGAGGTAATTTCAGAAGCTATAAATTTCATATCTTCTTCAAATCCGAACTCCAGAGATTTATCAAACTCGTCCAATACGAGCGTTGTAAGTACTTCCGCTGAAATACTTTTTCTTCTGAAATGATCTGCAAGTCTTCCAGGAGTCCCTATTATCAAAGATGGTGATTCTATTAAACTGTTTCTTTCAACTTTAATCGGATGCCCTCCATAACAACAAACTACTTTTAATCCCGACCCCAGAGACTTGAAGACTTGCTCAATTTGCAAAGCCAGTTCTCGTGCCGGTACTATAATCATTGCTTGTGTCCCCTTAATATTATTCTTTAAATTATCTAAAAGAGGTAATAAAAAAGCCAGTGTTTTACCAGAGCCTGTAGGAGAAAGCAAAAGAATATTATTATGATTTTTTCCCGCTTTGATTGCTGCGGACTGCATTTCATTAAGTTCTATATTTAATTTCTTAATGGATGTTTCTATGGACAAGGATATATCTGACATTTGTATTGAGGGAGATCAGGGCCTCAAAGATAGACATAAGCCACGGTTAATTTACATTTTCTTTAAGATTAAAACCATCTGGCTTAAAATCAAAACATTATTACCAAAATCTAATCTGCTTTCTTGAAAGACCGGGACAATATTAAAAACCCTGTTAAACCTGATAAAAGAGAAGCTACGAGGATAGCAATCTTTGAAAATCCCTGAATATCAATATCAGTGAATGCTAGAAGAGAAATAAAAATTGACATTGTAAACCCTATTCCTCCGAGGAAACCAGCACCTAGTAAATGATACCATCCGGCATTTGCAGGAAGATCAGCCCATTTCATTTTTATAGCCACCCATGAAGCAATAAAAATTCCAAGAGGTTTTCCCAAATAAAGTCCGGCCAGTACTCCAAGACTGACCAATGAAGTTGCCACTTCTTCTAATTTAGCATGAATTATAAATCCGGTATTAGCAAGAGCAAAAACCGGCATGATAAAGAAACTAACTGGCTTGTGAATGAAATGTATCAGTTTTTCGGCTGCAGAATCTGTTTCACCTTTTCCAAGAGGAATTGAAAACGCCAGCAATACTCCTGATATGGAAGCATGTATTCCCGATTTTAAAGTGAAATACCACAAAAAAAGCCCTGTAATTAAATACATTAGAACGGACTTTACTCCGAATTTATTCATTAAGAGAAGTATTCCGAAAATTCCTGCCGCCATCAATAAAAAAGTAGCAGATATATCTTCCGAATAAAAAAGACCAATTACCACAATTGAGCCCAGGTCATCCACAATGGCGAGAGCTGTCAGCATTATCTTGATAGAGAAGGGAATTCTATTGCCAAGTAAACTCAATACTCCGAGAGCAAAAGCAATATCTGTTGCCATAGGGATTGCCCATCCTTTGATGGTCTCAGCATGCATATTAATAAGGGAGTATATTAAAGCTGGCGCAATCATTCCACCACAAGCTGCAAAAATAGGCAGCATGGATTTTTTAACGGAAGACAATTCACCTTCAACGATTTCCCTTTTAATTTCCAGCCCTACAAGGAGAAAAAAAATAGCCATTAATCCGTCGTTTACCCAGTGAAGCAGACTTTTATACAAGCCTAATTGGGTAAATCCAAATTCAAATTCCCAGAAATTAAACCAGGAATGACTTAATGATGTATTGGAAAAAATTAATGCAATTATAGCGCAGCATATGAGGACAATCCCTCCACTTTGCTCAGTTTCTACAAAATCCTTAATCGCCTTAGTTATACTTGATTTCTTCATCAGCCCTGAAATAAAAAAATCCTTTGATCTAATCAAAGGATTTTTAATATCTAAATCTAAAAGAAAATTATTTGCAATTTAACAGCAACAATTCCTGTGCCAGAAGCCAAAATCCTCATTTTATTTTTACAAATAATCAAAGAATAAATTACAATAATCTAATTATCAAAACTTAACAACTTTCTAAATAAAGAATTAACCTTTTGTCGTCAATCTACAGAAGTAAATACCAGATTTCAATTCTTCTGTTTAAATAATATCGCTTATAGCTCCTCAATTCTATGAATAGTTAAACCTAATCATCATAGTATTAAAAACCCATCCCTTTAACTAGTTTGTACTCAGAAGGAATTATAAATAAAGCCCCATCAAGTGGTATTTTCTTTAACTCGGTAACTTCCATAACCATTTTCATTTCAGCGTTATCGCTCTCAATTTTTAATGGTACCCCCTCAACTCCATCCAGGTAGAACTTTGCTTCTTTACTTCCGGATGAATTCATTTTCGATAAAGCATTTGGATCAAAATCTTTGATTTCTTTGGTAGTCCAGGCTGCCTGATTGATCGTTTTTCCATGATCAGTAACCTGAATTATATATTTAGTACAAGTGTATCCGATAATTTTTGCAGTTTCACTGGTTTTCGTTACTTTCACTACCGGCGCTTTCTCTTTTGATTCAGGTGCCTTAGGTAAAACAGAATAGGTTTTATTTTTTCTCCTTATTGAATAACTTTGATCTTTATCTTTAAGATATAAGATTTCTCCCATCATTTCCGACATTCCCCCTTCCATTTTAATAAGATTGTTTCCGTCTTTAATTTTGATCATAACACCAGTAGGCATAAAACTCCCAGCGGTGCCACCAGAAACAGCCTGCATAGATCTAAGCCTGGTTAAGTTTTCTTCCATTAAAGATTTAAGTTGAGGATTAGCTTCCATTTGCTTCTTAAATTCAGGTTCATTCATCTGAGCTTCAAGCTTTTTTATTTCCGCATCCATTTGCGGAGCCGAACCATTTCCCTTACCAGCATCCTGATGTTGAGCATTTTTAAGATCGATCTTCATTGCCCATTTTATGGTACCTTCAAAATTTTGAGAAAAGGTGGTTCCGGCAAGAAAAATAAAAAGGATTAAAAGAAGTTCTTTTTTCATTTTTAATAATGGATATATTCTATCAAATATAACAAAATCGGCACCAAATTGAAATACAGCCTTGAACACAATCACTTAATAAAATCAAATTTCACTTTTTTCATTTACAAGCACTCATCTTAATATACACTAAAGATTTATTCGTCGAATGGTCTTTGATTTTTACAACTGAAGCCCCTGCAAAACGTAATAAATACAAGGAAACACATTGAAATAATTCAATTACTCTGAAATACAATTACATAGTTTTAAAGGCATGGACTTCTTTCTACTTCGAATCAGGAGCTTCTACTTATCTAAAATAAGTACAATGCTTTTTGTCTTATTTTTTTTAATTTCAGCGTACACACAAGCACCTTATGTTTTTGCAGAAGGAACTAAACAATTGCAGCCTACTTCTTCTGACAATGGTTTTATTCAGATATTTGATAATAATACAACGACCAGGCCATTTGCGACTTATAATTGTCCAGAAGCTAACAGATTAAATATCCGAATATGCAATGCGGGTGAAAAAATATACCTGGGGTTCAGACAAACTGATAATGACGTATATTTTCAGTTAAAGGATCCCAACGGAGTAGTTGTAATGGGCCCTAGTAAAATTCCTAATGCTGCAGGTCCAGGATATATTGCCAGTTATACAGAAGCTGTTAATGGTCCAAGAGCTATTGTAGGAGCATCAGGTTATAATGCTTTAACTTATACCTCCACAATGGCTGGAGATTACTACATTGAATTCAATCCAAGTTCATCCCAGACTCTTAATCCAGTTAAAAGAGTTTTCACCTATTTTGACATTACTGTGGCGACTGCCGCAAATGTAATAAAACTCGGACGTCTATGGTCTAAATCCTGGGACTTTCAATGTAATAGCGGTACAAATCAATTTAAAGCGAAACTATATATATATGCTGATGACGGTATTGTGACATCTCTTGATTTTAATGGGATGCAACCCTTTGGTTTTGTTATTGCGGCAAATAATGCAGGTTGTACAAACACAGGGACTTTTGCAACAGACCGACAATCAGTATCAGGTAATATTAACTACCCTCAATATAAAGTTTTTCTAAATGACCCTGATATCAACTGCTTCCCCACCGGTGTTTATGGAAATGTAAACTCTGTATCCCTAAGCGGGTGTGTGGGAAGTAACTTCTGCATAGATATTAATGTAGATAAACCTGGAAAAACTGAAATACTTTTTGAACTAAACGGAACAGCAGGTTATCAGGCAGGCTCCACAGACAGGCTTATTACAGCAGATCTTGTTGCCGGAAATAATTGTGTCACTTGGGATGGCAAAGACGGGAAAGGTAACATTGTAACAGGTGGTGTTAACATCACTACCAAAGTTGACTATTATAATGGTCTTACCCACCTTCCTTTGTTTGACGTAGAAAATAATACAAAAGGCTATATTGTTGATCTTGTAAGGCCTACAGGTCCGCGCCCTTCCCTATTCTGGGATGACTCAAAAATTGGTGGAGGTACTAACCTAACAGGTTGTAATAGTGCTACCGGATGTCATACATGGAGTGGTGATTTTGGAGACGCTAAAACAATCAATACATGGTGGTATGTGAATTCGACGACTAAAACCGTAACCAATTTCGTACCACCTTCTGTAATTACAGATGCCAATGCTGATAAGCCCGGCACAGGTTCTTCCAATGACTCAACTTTGTGCGCAACAATCACCGCATTTAAGTTAAATGGAAAAGTTACAAATGCAGGAGGTGGAATATGGAGCACATCCGGGAGTGGTACGTTTACTCCCAGCAATACCAGTCTGCAAGGCACATATACTCCTTCAGCAGCAGATATTGCAAATGGATCTGTAAAACTAATTCTTTCATCTACTGGTAATGGGGTTTGTTCTCCCAAAAAAGACAGCATCACTTATACTTTCTCTAAACAACCTGTTATAAGTGCGGGACCTGATAAATCTGCCTGTGCCAACAACCCCAACTTAAGTTTATCTGCTGCAATGAGCGGAGCTACAGGTCTTACCTGGAGTGGAGGAGCTGGAACTTA harbors:
- a CDS encoding DUF4412 domain-containing protein, with protein sequence MKKELLLILFIFLAGTTFSQNFEGTIKWAMKIDLKNAQHQDAGKGNGSAPQMDAEIKKLEAQMNEPEFKKQMEANPQLKSLMEENLTRLRSMQAVSGGTAGSFMPTGVMIKIKDGNNLIKMEGGMSEMMGEILYLKDKDQSYSIRRKNKTYSVLPKAPESKEKAPVVKVTKTSETAKIIGYTCTKYIIQVTDHGKTINQAAWTTKEIKDFDPNALSKMNSSGSKEAKFYLDGVEGVPLKIESDNAEMKMVMEVTELKKIPLDGALFIIPSEYKLVKGMGF
- a CDS encoding DEAD/DEAH box helicase codes for the protein MSDISLSIETSIKKLNIELNEMQSAAIKAGKNHNNILLLSPTGSGKTLAFLLPLLDNLKNNIKGTQAMIIVPARELALQIEQVFKSLGSGLKVVCCYGGHPIKVERNSLIESPSLIIGTPGRLADHFRRKSISAEVLTTLVLDEFDKSLEFGFEEDMKFIASEITSLKKIWLTSATESKDDLNIFRYKVDFHKINFLSNKVSSKLQLKYLRSEGTDKLLTLFQLLCSIGNESTLIFCNHRDTVERIGDLLHEEGIDHSIFHGGLKQEEREKALVTLRNGSCKILLTTDLASRGLDIPEIRNVIHYQLATTEEVFVHRNGRTARMFADGNVFLLLSETDYFPDYLTEEPSRYELPSQLSLPEKSDWTTLYIGAGKKDKISKGDIVGLLIQKGELTKTEIGIIEVYDFASFAAVKRDKAKTTVKLLRNEKLKRKSAKIELSR
- a CDS encoding 7TM diverse intracellular signaling domain-containing protein, giving the protein MRYLLFFVILISSPAFSDNSYLLLDKTNTIFDPSIRDHIEFYKDETNKLSAQEIQFKNFESLQKYLNTPYEPDATYWFKLKISNNSRHTLWYLEILDPFIERINFSEKKDTLFNYKSTGSAERFDTRPLAHKNFLFPINLQRNESTTVYFSYKTPTKNGLRITIRKAETLFEYATNEYYFLGIFYGILLIMGLYNLFIYFSTKESIYIFYVLYVLTYCINSYRIDGMGFKYVWGNFPEINIFIVSTSRLLLILGFYFYSDKFLSIKQISLKLNRYLIISLILYTLLFTINNLLINSHILDYFYLVPFSLIYVAGVLAYKKGNAGAKYFLIALNFFLLCYTIYLLRGEHLIPTSIFTIYSLNFGFLVEVVIFSYGMAQRLRIEQERKERLQEEHIKQLQENDRLKNDYNKTLEAKIEQRTEELRLKNIELSDTLQVLKEKNLQIENFNKHLEIDNKALSNNIQEINKARFQLKDLTLEEFQKIYPDEEACFKYLADLKWSKGYCCKKCNGVSSYTGKTPHSKRCSKCNYDESATAFTIFHNSKMAVTSSFYLIYLILANKNISSHELSNQLGIRQKTCWAYKKRILERLEAKGASKITSKDWGKLFTIDTHKI
- a CDS encoding phosphoenolpyruvate carboxylase; translation: MNSSANGTLQVFKNLVGTKYEMYNSLFSSLPFHKVEKTGVLLSLFLLLCEEGFAKGKSPSTIIESFLKQYTSYRTEDEQTDLLFRFVQYAERQVVLFDALEDAAFPCVHDMSGPGTLKNLHAQVVHTQSQAELKDKLKDFSVRLVLTAHPTQFYPSEVLGIIHDLAKALVSDDTALVNMYLQQLGKTSFFKKEKPTPYDEAVNLIWFLENVFYHSAGKILSFIKGEFPTLVAEDNSLIRMGFWPGGDRDGNPFVKSETSLKVAETLREGIIKCYYMDVRRLKRRLTFKGVENVLADLEKKLYNNLFIPGHKADLNKEGILEAMYKIKDTLVKEHNGLFVNLVENFLSKVHVFGMFFASLDIRQDSSVHGQLLDAIAEQTDLLPEGYKKMSEDDKISALMQVKGTVDSSIIDNDLLRDTLETMASIKTIQKINGEEGCHRYIISHSTSALNVMEVYALLTLSGWKAKSMTIDIVPLFETIEDLRNAAVVMKDLYENKTYRKHLEQRNKMQTIMLGFSDGTKDGGYMMANWSIYKAKEELTMMAKEYGIQVAFFDGRGGPPARGGGKTHQFYASMGKNIANKEIQLTVQGQTISSNFGTTDSALFNMEQLLHAGISNALFSTMDQTFTEQEDGLMQLLSDESFKAYSALKNDPNFLEYLNFASPLRYYAETNIGSRPSKRKAGKLNLNDLRAVPYVGAWSQLKQNLPGYYGVGTAFEKMEKAGRWKEVKNLYDNSLFFKTLLNNCEMAMKKCFFPLTAYLSKHPKYGSLWNMIHDEFERTSKYLLKLSGTKELMGDKPMDLLSIQMRQRIELPLITIQQHALTKIREMEEKGVDGPLKKTYENMVMRCSFGIINAERNSA
- the nhaA gene encoding Na+/H+ antiporter NhaA, which translates into the protein MKKSSITKAIKDFVETEQSGGIVLICCAIIALIFSNTSLSHSWFNFWEFEFGFTQLGLYKSLLHWVNDGLMAIFFLLVGLEIKREIVEGELSSVKKSMLPIFAACGGMIAPALIYSLINMHAETIKGWAIPMATDIAFALGVLSLLGNRIPFSIKIMLTALAIVDDLGSIVVIGLFYSEDISATFLLMAAGIFGILLLMNKFGVKSVLMYLITGLFLWYFTLKSGIHASISGVLLAFSIPLGKGETDSAAEKLIHFIHKPVSFFIMPVFALANTGFIIHAKLEEVATSLVSLGVLAGLYLGKPLGIFIASWVAIKMKWADLPANAGWYHLLGAGFLGGIGFTMSIFISLLAFTDIDIQGFSKIAILVASLLSGLTGFLILSRSFKKAD